In one window of Phalacrocorax aristotelis chromosome W, bGulAri2.1, whole genome shotgun sequence DNA:
- the LOC142049339 gene encoding transmembrane emp24 domain-containing protein 7-like, with the protein MLLHGSGTAGPWGWLPLLLVACAARASEITFELPDNAKQCFYEEIVQGTKCTLEFQVITGGHYDVDCQLEGPDGAVLYKEMKKQYDSFTFTASRNGTYKFCFSNEFSTFTHKTVYFDFQVGEEPPLFSNENRATALTQMESACVSIHEALKSVIDYQTHFRLREAQGRSRAEDLNTRVAYWSIGEAIILLVVSVGQVFLLKSFFSDKRTTTTHVGS; encoded by the exons ATGCTGTTACACGGCTCCGGAACCGCGGGACCGTGGGGGtggctgccgctgctgctggtGGCCTGCGCGGCACGGGCCTCTGAGATCACTTTCGAGCTGCCTGACAATGCAAAGCAATGCTTCTACGAGGAGATTGTCCAGGGCACTAAGTGCACTCTCGAGTTTCAG GTGATCACTGGAGGTCACTATGATGTTGACTGTCAGTTGGAAGGTCCTGATGGTGCTGTATTATACAAAGAGATGAAGAAACAATATGATAGTTTCACATTTACTGCATCCAGAAATGGAACATACAAATTCTGCTTCAGCAATGAGTTCTCTACTTTCACACACAAAACTGTGTACTTTGATTTCCAGGTTGGAGAAGAACCACCACTGTTTTCTAATGAGAACAGAGCGACTGCACTTACTCAG ATGGAGTCTGCGTGTGTTTCAATTCATGAAGCTTTGAAGTCTGTCATTGATTATCAGACTCATTTCCGGTTGAGAGAAGCACAAGGccgcagcagagcagaggattTAAACACAAGAGTAGCCTATTGGTCAATAGGGGAAGCAATCATTCTTCTTGTAGTTAGTGTTGGGCAGGTATTTCTCCTCAAAAGCTTCTTTTCGGATAAAAGAACCACAACAACCCATGTTGGATCATAA